A stretch of DNA from Spirosoma endbachense:
GACCAAAACAGGCATCGTCAGTGTTGTTAAGGTCAGCGCAAATCCTGCCACATAGCCCAACTCCTGCCCCAGAACCTGAAGATGCAGCCATACCCAAAGCAGCCAAAACGAAAGGGGAACAGTCCGCTGATCCAAGACATCCAGCAATAGCCGGAATGTCGCCACCATGCACAGAACCGTCCAGTGATCGACACAGACGTTCATGTGCACAGGAAACTTCCAGATTGCATAGAAATTGAATACCGATACGATCAGGCCAAAAACAAATGCCTTTACCCGACCAAAACGAGGTTCGATCAGCGCAAACGTCCCAACGGCGGCAACGAGTAAACTATATACGTAATAGAACTGAAGGAATGGACCTGGCCCGTCAAACAGCCGATAGCACAAGGCGTACCAATAGTCGCGCTCGAACCCCCAGTCCAGAAAAACCTGATTGATACCGTACGGGTAAAACGTTTGGGTGTTGAACAGTGTCAGCTGAGGCAGCGGCCAGAGGGTCAGGTTTTTGCTGAAGAAATAACCGACATATTCATATTGGTCGGTATCGCTTCCGTCGGACAGCGGTAAACTGAAATCACCAACGGCCAGGCTTCCCAGCCCGGCCGTCAGACTAATTAATGCTATATACCAAAGCGTGTTTTTGCGCATCTACCACCGAATCAGGGCCGAACCCCACGTAAAGCCACTCCCAAACGCGGCTACGCAAAGTAAAGAACCATCTTCGATTTTTCCTTGCTCCCAGGCTTCGCATAACGCAATCGGAATGGATGCAGCCGTGGTATTCCCAAATTTATGAATGTTGTTGAACACTTTTTCGTCGGTTAGGCCCAGGCGTTTCTGAACCAGTTGCGCAATGCGAAGATTAGCCTGGTGCGGTACCAGCAGATCGATGTCCTTCGGCGACAGGTTCATTTCATCCAGCGCTTCCAGGATAACCTCCGGAAAACGCGTCACCGCATGGCGCAGAACCGTCTGGCCATTCATGTGCGGAATACTGGTATGGTCGTCGTGCAGCGAAATAAACTCTATTTCCTCCTCCGTAAACTTAAAATGGTCTTTTTCAAAGTAATAACCCGCATGGGCACCCGGATTGAAACACGCCAGTTCTTCGGCGTAGGTTCCATCAGCATGGAGGTGAGTCGTTAGAATACCCCTCCCAGGCTCATCACAGGGTTGAATGACAGCGGCCCCTGCTCCATCGCCAAACAGGATCGTCACATCACGCCCAGAAGGTGAAAAGTCCAGATTCCTCGAATGCGTTTCGGCCCCTACCACAAGCACATTTTTAAATTTCCCGGTTTTCACGTATTGGTCGGCAATCGAGAGGGCATAAATAAAACCCGAGCATTGATTCCGAATGTCCAGCGCGCCCATAGTCTGGTGCGTAATGCCAAGCTCACGCTGAAGCAATACGCCATTGCCAGGGAAATAATAGTCGGGGCTAAGCGTGGCAAAAATGATAAAATCAACGTCGGAGGGTAAAATACCCGCCCGGTCGATGGCGATGCGGGCAGCTGCGGCTCCCATCGTAGTAGTCGTTTCGCCATGTTTCTTTCGGTAATGACGTTGCTCGATACCCGTTCGTCCCTGTATCCAGTCTTCGGAAACATTGACCAGCGGTGCCAGCTCAACATTGGGCACCACCCGATCCGGAACATAATAGCCTAATCCGGCAATTCTCGCATTTTTCATCATATGTGTAAACAGACAGTGGGCACTTCTTCATCTCGAACAGCCAAAACGGTCAAAATTTGGTATCTTTGTGCATTATTTCGCAGTTATTTTATCCGTTCATATGGATTACAATCACCGCCAGACCGAACAGAAATGGCAACGGTTCTGGGACGATAACCATACCTACAAACCAGAAACTCATACGGTTCGTCCGAAGTACTACGTACTCGACATGTTTCCGTATCCATCGGGCGCGGGCCTGCACGTTGGGCACCCACTCGGCTACATTGCATCCGACATCGTGTCGCGCTACAAACGGCTGAAAGGCTTTAATGTGCTGCATCCCATGGGTTTCGACTCATTTGGTCTACCAGCCGAACAGTATGCCATCCAAACAGGACAGCATCCGGCCGTAACGACTGAGCAGAACCTGACCCGCTATATCGAACAACTCAAAAACATCGGTTTCAGTTATGACTGGACCCGCGAAGTTCGTACGTCCGATCCAGCGTTCTATAAATGGACGCAGTGGATCTTCATGGAGTTGTTCCGCAGTTGGTACAACAAGGACACGGACCGGGCCGAACCGATTGAGACCCTGACGGATAAGTTTGCCACCAACGGCACAACTGATGTCAATGCGGTTTGCGACGATGACGTTCCAACATTCACTGCCGCCGAATGGAATGCCATGTCGACGCGGGAGTCCTACGAGATAACCTTAAAATATCGCCTGACCTATCTGGCGGAAGCCGTTGTAAACTGGTGCCCGGCATTAGGTACCGTTCTGGCAAACGACGAAGTAAAAGACGGTGTATCGGAGCGGGGTGGCTACCCGGTCGAGCAGAAGCTGATGCGCCAGTGGATGATGCGGATCACGGCCTATGCCGATCGATTGCTGACGGGTCTGGACACCATCGACTGGACCGAATCCCTGAAAGAACAGCAACGCAACTGGATCGGCAAATCAGTCGGGGCCAGTGTAAAATTCCCGGTTCGCTCGAAACAGCGCATTGGTGGCGAAGACGTATCCGTGCCTTCATCCTTCATTGAAGTCTTTACAACCCGTGTCGACACGATCTATGGCGTTTCGTTCATGGTGCTGGCTCCGGAGCATGAGTTGGTCGCTGACCTGACCACTCCCCAACAACAGGAAGCCGTTAAAGCCTATGTAGACGCGGCTAAACTCCGCTCCGAACGTGATCGTATGGCTGACACAAAAGCCGTTTCGGGTGTGTTTACGGGCAGTTATTGCATAAATCCGCTTAATGGCGAAGAGGTCCCGATCTATCTGGCCGATTATGTGCTGGCTGGTTATGGCACCGGTGCGGTCATGGCCGTTCCGTCGGGTGATCAGCGTGACTGGAACTTTGCGACTCATTTCGGATTGCCGATTATCCAGATTCTGGATGCGCAGAAGGACATCGACCAACAGGCTGATAACACAAAAGAAGGCCACTACATCAACTCGGGGATCATCAACGGACTGACCTACAAAGAAGCCACTTCCAGGCTGGTTGCCTGGCTGGAAGAACGAGGGCTCGGTCGGGGAAAGATTAATTTTCGGATGCGCGATGCGGTATTCAGCCGTCAGCGCTACTGGGGTGAACCGGTGCCCATATACTTCAAGGATGGCGGTTCGACGGGTCGATTACCCTATCTGATCGACGAAAGCGATTTGCCGTTGGAGTTGCCTGCTGTTGATAAGTACCTGCCTACCGAAACGGGCGAACCACCACTGGGCCGCGCTGAAGGCTGGAAATACAAGGGCGAGTATGACTACGAACTGAGCACGATGCCGGGCTGGGCGGGCTCGTCCTGGTACTGGTATCGCTACATGGACCCGCAGAACGATTCGGTTTTCGCCAGCAAAGAAGCCATTAATTACTGGCAGAACGTTGATCTTTACATCGGTGGAACCGAACACGCGACTGGCCACCTGCTTTACAGCCGTTTCTGGAACAAATTCCTGAAAGACCGTGGCTATGTCCCTCAGGAAGAGCCGTTCAGGAAGCTGATCAACCAGGGCATGATTCAGGGGCGGTCAAACTTTGTGTATCGTTTGAAAGGTACAGGGGTAGAAGGATCTCCACCCATTTTCATTTCTCTGGGCCAGGTTGGTAATCGCGAGGTTACTCCGTTGCATGTCGATGTAAATATCGTTGAAAACGATGTGCTCGACATTGACGCATTCAGGAAGTCCCGCCCGGATTTGACCGAGAATGCGGAGTTCATTCTGGAAGAGGATGGTCGCTATCTTGTTGGCGCAGAGGTTGAAAAGATGTCGAAATCGAAGTTCAACGTCGTCAATCCCGATATGATCGTGGAGAAATACGGCGCTGACGTATTGCGGTTATATGAAATGTTCCTCGGCCCGCTGGAGCAGGCTAAACCCTGGAATACCAACGGTATTGACGGTGTATATCGCTTCATCCGCAAGTTCTGGCGGCTATTTTATAAAGACAACGCTACCGGAGAAAGTCAATGGATTGTCACCGATGAGCAGCCGACACCCGCTGAGTTGAAAATCCTGCACAAGACAATTCAGAAAGCGGAAAGCGATATAGATGCGTACTCATTCAACACGTCGGTCAGTTCGTTCATGATCTGCGTGAATGAACTGGCAACGTTAAATTGCCACAAACGCGCCATTTTGCAGGATCTGGTGTTAATTCTATCACCTTATGCTCCCCACATTACGGAGGAGTTATGGGCCGCCTTGGGCAACGAACCGGGAACGATTTCTAAAGCAACGTTCCCAGCTTTCAACCCAAATTTTCTGGTTGAGGATGCGTTCGAATACCCGATCCAGATCAACGGCAAAGTTCGTACTACGATCAGTTTCGCCATCGACCGAGCGCCGACCGAAATCGAACGCGAAGTGCTGGCCGACGAAATCGTCCAGAAATGGCTGGAAGGCAAATCGCCGAAGAAAGTCGTTGTCGTACCGAAACGAATTGTTAACGTCGTAATCTAGATGAAGCGGGGTGATTTCGTAGGTCATAATGGTAAGCTATGACCTACGAAATCACCCCGCTTTTACTGATTCAGGGATTCGGATTTGATAACCCGAATCCCTTTTTGTTTAGTACCTTCACTCATTGGTGTGCTACGGTTTCTAATAATAGCACCCCAATGAGCGAAAGACCAATTTACAATGCTGCCAATTTTTTATCCCCTTTGGTCAGTTCATCACGAACCTGTGCCGCAATTTCGACCGAGTGCCGCCGTGCCTGATGATCATAAATTGGTACCGAAATAATCAATTCATCCGCTTTGGTCTGTTCAATCAGGTTTGCCAGTCCGCGCTGAACCGTTTCGGGCGAACCAACTGCCGAGCAGCTAAGTACCTGTTCGATACCCGCCAGCTCATAATCCGGCCAAAGGGCGGTCAGGTCATCAACTGGAGGTTGCATCTGACGGGCTTTCCCGCGACGAATGTGCAGAAACTGTTGTTGAACCGATGTGAACAGGCGTTCTGCTTCCTGATCCGTATCAGCCGCAACCACATTCACCGCGACCATTGCATAGGGTTCTTTCAGGTACTCAGATGGTTTAAATCGCGATCGATATACTTCCAGCGCCCGCATTAACTGCGTTGGTGAGAAATGAGAAGCAAACGCATAGGGCAAACCGAGCATGGCGGCCAGTTGTGCTCCAAATAAGCTCGAACCCAAAATCCAGACAGGAATAGCCAGCCCTACGCCCGGTATGGCCTGCACAAACTGATTCGATTCATCGGGTTGAAAATAGTGCATCAATTCAACAACATCCTGCGGAAACGTATCGACATCAGTAGCCTCACGGCGCAGCGCCCTCGCGGTTACCTGATCAGCACCGGGAGCACGGCCCAATCCGAGATCGATCCGTCCCGGATAAAGAGACTCCAGCGTACCAAACTGCTCGGCAATCACCAGGGGCGAATGGTTGGGTAACATGATACCGCCCGCTCCTACCCGGATCGTTGTTGTGCCACCGGCGATATAACCGATAACAACCGAAGTTGCCGCGCTGGCTATTCCCGGCATGTTATGGTGTTCGGCGACCCAGTAGCGATTAAAGCCCAGTTGCTCGGCATGCAGGGCAAGGTCCAGTGAATTATGCAAAGCCTGCGTAGGTGTGCTACCGGCTACTATGGGTGAAAGATCCAGAATTGAAAAGGGAATCATACTTCGTTGATGTTATCAGGGCATTCGCCCGAAGCCGTGCCACCGCAGCCGGTCGCAACGGCGGACCGTGGTTTGTGTATGCGATCTAGTTAACCGTGGCACGGCTCCGGGCGAATGCCCTGGTTATTAAATTCATTAAAAGAATAGCCCATAAAAATGGAGATGGTCAATTCTTGCAGCGTGGCAACCGGAAACGGTTATGAATTCTGGCGCTGACGCTCTATTTTCACGGCGTTTATAGGATTAGATACACCCTGTATTCATCAATTAATCGTTAAATCACTGCTTCAGCAACAATACCACTTATCAGAACGGTTCCTTGGTTTATAGAGCGCCATAGCGCTTTCCGGGAAATCCTGCTGCTTTTTTTATGCGCATGACTATAAAATACGTCCTACTCTTTGGCTTAGGATACAGCCTGGCGACCTGTTCACCAGCAACTTACACTAAAATTCCAACGGGAGGTGGCCCGGCGTTTTTCAGCTATAAACCCAACAACGGCCCGGCCAAAATTTCGGCCCACCGGGGCGGAGGTGATTTGACAGGCTACCCCGAAAACTGCATTGAATCGTTCGCGTTTCTGGCTAAAAAGTTACCCGTCATTATTGAGTGTGATATTGACCTGACCAAAGACAGCGTCATGGTGATGATGCACGATGCCACACTCGACCGTACAACGACCGCTACGGGCAAACTGATCGACAGAACCTACGCCGAGCTAGCCCAATACCAGCTGGAAGACAACATGGGAAACGCAACGCCATACAAAATTCCTACGCTGGAAGAAGTGCTCAATTGGGGGAAAGGGAAGGTTGCGTTTACGCTCGATGTCAAACGCAATGTGTCCTTTGAAAAGGTCGTAAATATGGTTCGCAAAACCGGGATGAGCGACTATGCGGCCGTTATCACCTACAATGCCCAGGATGCGGCCAAACTCAATAAGCTCGATCCGAATTTAATGATTTCGGTCACGATCCGGAATCACGCGGAATATGATCGGCTTCACGAACTGGGTATTCCCGACAATCGGATGGTTGCCTTTGTTGGCGTTAAAGAACCTGAAGTTGAGCTGTATCAATTTCTGCATCAGAAAGGGATAGCCTGCATTCTGGGCACCCTGGGAAACCTCGACAAACAGGCTGCGGCCAAAGGCGATCAGGTTTATAAGAAATTCGCCGAAAACGGGGCCGACATCATGTCAACGGATCGACCACTGGAAGTCTGGCAAGCGGTGAAATGAGGTTTGTGAGTTCTGGTCACCTGTTTGAGTCGTCAAGCCAGTTCACCGTGCTTTCTTTTGTCCTATTTTTCAGTCCGCTAATCGTTCTGGCTCATTTGCTTCAGGCGTGTTCCAGCCCACGGAATGACCGAGTTCTCGATTATTCCGTGGGCTGGGCGCCATCAACACAGGTTCCGAAATGACATTGTCAAAACTGCTGGCAACGGCGTTGTCGTTTGAGGTTCCGGTTCTTGCCACCAAACTGAAAAAGGGAATCGAATCCATACCAGATGCTGATTTCGTGGGCTCCACCTGTCGCATACCGCATGGATGACAGCGTAACATCATAACTATACTGAACCATCAATTGATCGAACTGAAAGGCGATGATACCGACCAGCGCGTCATTCTGAAAGGTTGTTTGCCCTATTTTTCGAAGCGGAATACCCCTATACCAGAGCCCCAGCATCAAAGGCGAATAAATGAGATTCAGCCCAACATCCAATTGCAGATTATTACCCTGCTGGCGCAGATAACCAGTCAGACCAATGGATTGATCGCGGTTTTGCTGATGCGCGTATCCCTTATTCCAGACACGGCCCTCAAACGGCAATTTGATACCGGCCATACCACTAATGCGTTGGCCAAGCCAATCGCCCCGAAGTTGCGAACGCCCGATGTGATTGACCGTAAGCCCGGCCCAGTACGAAGCCAGATTATCGCCCAATTCATGCTCAAACAGCAGACCGCCCGTAAAATCGACACTTTTCCGCGTAAACGTCCCTTGCGACAACGGGTCGTTGCTCACCTGATTAACCAGCCCTCCCAATGCATACTGATCAGCAAACGACATACCGCCCGGATTGATCTGGTTACCAATATAGGCCGCCTGTAGCCCAAAAATAAGTCGGGCTTCCCGATCAGAATCCTGCATCAATGGCAGCATATACGATGCCTGGCCGCTAACCTGCGTGGTCTGAAAAGCACTCCCCTGCCAATCACCAATAAGCTGAACACCGGCCCCCAGCCGATGGTCTTCATCGTAGGAGTCGAACGAAAAAGCTGCCGTATGATAGCTGGCCGGTAAGGCAGGCCACTGGCTTCGGTAATTCGCAATCAGTCGGGCTGATCCGGCACCGCCCGCAAACGCAGGATTGTGATAAATCGGGTTGGCGTAAAATTGGGAGAATTGCGGGTCCTGGGCAAAACCCGGTATTGACCAGCAGATCAGCAAAGCGCTTGATACAACGTTTCGGAGAAATGGGAGCATGTTACCTTTATGAATTGGAGTGGATTAACAAAGAAACGTCCGAAAAGTAGTTTCACCAACAATTTGGTTCACTATTGCCAGCGAGTTGAGTAAACGTCACTATCTTGCCTGCATCCACTCCTAATTCACAAATGCGAACCTCAACGCTTCGTCCGTCACTCAGCCACTTGGTGCTGATTATGCTTTTACCGGCTATCTCTGCATTGGGTCAGATCGGGCCATCGATTAAACCGAAAGACGGTCGCTACGACATCTGTCTGAAAGAAGGTCAGACCAAAATGACGGTTACAATTCTCCTCGATGTTCCATCGGGAGCAACCTGTGTTCTAAATAACTATAAGATCGAATGGGGTGACGGCAAGTCCGATCAAATCGTTTATGACCCGAACAAACTGGAGCTATCGCATGAGTACGATGTTAAGAACTTTGTCGAACAATGCTTGAATGACGACGATATAACCATAAAATTTAAGCAGACAGATAATTGCGGCTCGGGAAATCCAGCCAACAACAGTTTCGACATTACCTTCCGAAATACGCCCCGGCCCAAATTTACAGCCTCACCCATTTGTGCAGGCCAACAAATTACCCTCCAGAACCAGACTTGTCCACTCAGCAGTCAGAACACTTACTCCTGGACTTTTGGTGACCAGGGCCCGCCTAGTTCCAGCAACAGCCACACCTATGCCAACAAAGGCACATACACGGCAACGCTAAGCGTATCGGGTGTTTGTGGGACCAGCGGCCCTTATTCGGCACCTATCGAGGTCTTAGAAAAAGCAAAAGCGGCTATTGCCGATTCGGGAGCCGTCAAAATGAGTAACGATACGGCATTCGTTTGCCTGACCAGCGGGGCAATCCTGCGCTTCGATGGCACAAATTCTACCGGAGCTACCAGCTATAACTGGAACATTCCGGGATCAGTCACTTATCTGGATAAAACCAACGGCAATTCACCTAAACCTAAAGTTCAATTTACCAAAGCCGGCGATTACACCGTAACGCTTAGTGTTGATAATCCGTGTCGTATTCCAAGTCAGGTCAAATTTGTTGTCCGGGTGCTGGATTTGCCAAGTCCCACGCTAAAAGCGCAGCCCAATGTTTGTGAGCCGTTCACCTATACCGTCGCGAATCCTATTGCCGGAGCTACCTATACGCTCAATGGGCAACCTTTCGACCCCATTGTAGGCGTCCCATTAGCACTAACGCCAACTGCCTATGTTGTTTCAGCGTCCACCGCGAACATCTGCGGTTCCCGACCTGTCTCAATTACATTTTTTGTCAATAAACCCAGCGATGTAAAGATCACCTCGTTACCAAAGTCATCTACCGTCTGTGCAAACAGTAATCCGATAAAGCTAAAGGCGGATCAACCCGGAGGAACCTGGACCCTGAAAAATACCATATCGGGCATACAACTTAACGCAAAAGCAGGCGATACAACGCTGGTCGTTGGCGGTAGCGGCACGGTCCAGCTCGAATATTCACTTGGTCAGGGCGCCTGCCGCGTAACTGACCAGGTTGAGGTGACAGTTTCGGGCGTTGGCGTTTCGGCCAGTAACATTACAGCCTGCGCCAGCGAAGGACGAGTCAAGCTATCGGGCAGCCCGGCGGGAGGAACCTGGACAACGACTGATTGCTCGGGTTGCATCCGGAACGATTCGCTCATTTTAAGCGGACTCACAAACAACCTGTTCCGATTTACGTATCAGGTAAGCAATGCTGGTGGCTGTCAGGCTTCAGCTAATTTTACGGTTACAGTTGGGCAACCCAAGGCCGCATTCTCCATCACTGGTCAGTGCAGCGATAAACCGGTCACCGTCAACAACACCTCAACCGGAGCCGACACTTACGAGTGGATTGTCAACAGTATGACCATCGCAACTGGTCGGCAACCAACGTTAACCCTACCGGCTGGTCCTCAAACGGTAACCTTGCGGGTTAAATCCGGAGGTTGCCAGAACGAATCCCAGCAGGCCGTAACCCTAACGGCTCCCCCTCCAGCCGTGAGTCTGACACCAAATAATCCAACGGGCTGTGCGCCCCTGGCCGTTACGTTCGCGGTCAATGGCACTGCTCAGGCTGGTGTTACCTACCGCTGGAATTATGGCGACGGTGCGACCGCCACTGATTTCACGGCAACAAGTCATACCTATCAGAACTCCGGGCAAACAACACGGACCTACACGGCAACCTTAACAGCGGCCAACGGATGCGGATCGCAAACTGCGACCACGGGTCTTACCGTTCGACCGCTAGCTTTTGCTGAAATCGGCGTCGATTCGACCAATGTTCGCTGCACACCCGCAACCATCCGTTTCTCGAACCGCTCCGTTGGGCAGGGACAAACCAGCCTGTGGAATTTTGGGGATGGTTCTTCCCGCCAAACCACGCAGGATACCATTTTGCATCTCTTCTCGGCCCGCGATTCAGCCCGAACGTTCCGGGTTAGCCTCATTGTCCAGAACAGTTGTGGCCGCGATACAGATGCCGTTTCGATTCGGGTCTATCCGAGTCTTGTGCGCCCCCTGTTTAACATGTCGAACGCGCGTCCGTGTGCGGGAGAAGCTATTCAGTTTACCGATGCGACCGTTCCGCGCCCAACGTCCTGGGTATGGCGATTCAGCGATGGAACCACCGAAACAAGCCCGAATCCGCAACATCGTTTTCCCGATGCGAATAAAACCTATACGATTACCCTGATCGCGTATACGCCCTGCGGGTATGATTCCCTACGCCGAACCATCCAGACAACCTCTCCACCACCGGCGAGTTTCGCCCTGGCAGCTCCGTATGTGTGCCGTGGTCTGGCAGTCGCTTTCACCAATAAAAGCAATCCGGCGAATCGATTCCGCTGGAATTTTGGCGATGGCTCCCCGATCGATTCGGTCAATTTTTCCCCCAAGCACATTTTTTCCGGTACACAAACCAATTACAACGTTACGCTAACCGTAATAGGCGCTACACCCGGTTGCTCTTCAACATTAGCCCAACCGGTCAGTGTTCGGGATGCGCCAAAACCCGATTTTAGCATTGAAGGAGGAGCCGATGTATGTACACCTGGCCCTGTACGGCTCATTAGCACCGACCCCAAGGCCACGCAATTTCGCTGGCAACTCAGTAATGGGCAGGTCCTGACAACACCCAAACCAGAATTGGCGCTACCGCCAGGCCGATATGATGTTAAATTGACCGTCAGCTACGATCAGGGTGTTTGCGCCGATTCCAGTACTCGCCCCGACGCCATAAATGTACTCCCCTGCGAAGTTGTGGCACCCGAAGCGTTTACCCCCAATTCGGATGGGATCGGCGATACATGGACACTCTTCGGCGACACGGGCGTAACGCGTATTGAACGACTGCGCATCTGGAATCGATGGGGCGAACTTATTTTCGACGCCAGTGATATTCCCCTGAACAGCAGTAATCCAGGTGAATGCTGGGACGGAACGAATCGGGGCATTCGGATGCCTACGGGACAATACCCTTACGAAGCCGATGTTATCCTTCAGGGGGCTAATCACCAGAAACGAGTGGGCAGTATTGCGCTGATACGCTGAGTCGTATACGAAATTTGTCAGTAATTTGTATTTACACAACTCATTACTGTATCTTTGCACCCTCACACTTCGTTAAACTAAAGCGGCACTTTATTGTGCCGCTTTTCATAAATACACAAATCTATTTATTCGATAGAATTTAAGCACTATGAATAGTCAGGACGAGACCGAACTGGCATCAACCGGAGCAACGGTCGCATCGACTGCCCTTCCAATTGATCTTAACGGCTTAAAAATCAACTTACAGGGTGATCTGAATCGAACAGCAGCACAAGCAATTGCGCTTCGGGCTGCTTTTCCTGACGCTCAGATCATTACAACGGCCGATTCTACTCCCCGATTTCAGCAGCCATTACTCCGGCGTCGAACCCGTACCGAAATTGCCATCTACGTTTTCGCGGCACTCGCTCTGATGATCGTTGGTCATCTGCTATTCAGCTATTTTACGCTGGATCGGTTGACGTTGCTCGCCAATGCCATTGATCTTACACCTGACATTTTTTATTTTATACTGGCTGGCTTTGTCGCGCAAATGATTGATGGTGCGCTGGGTATGGCCTATGGCGTTACCGCCACCACTTTTCTAACCAGCGTTGGGATCAGTCCGGTTTTTGCAACAGCCAGTGTGCACAGCTCCGAAATTTTCACGTCCGGCGTTTCGGGCTATATGCACCTAAAATTCGGCAACGTAAATAGCCGGCTATTTAAAATTGTGCTCATTCCAGGCGTCATTGGAGCGGCACTCGGAGCCTTTCTGATCACCAAACTGGCTGATATGGAAATCGTGTCCAAGTATCTCTCTCCTGCAATCTCGGTCTATACCGCCATTTTGGGTATTCTTATTCTCCAAAAAGCCCTTGTTAAACGGACGAAGAAAAAACCGGTTCGTCAGATTGGGCTGCTGGCCTGGTTTGGTGGTTTTGTCGATGCCATTGGTGGAGGTGGCTGGGGACCAATTGTGAACACGACGCTGATCGCTTCGGGCCGGCACCCGCGCTATACCATTGGCTCAGTCAACCTGGCCGAGTTTTTTGTGTCCTTTGCCTCATCAGTCGTGTTTGCCCTCTACGCCGGACTAGGGAATTATGGCCTTGTTATTTTAGGTTTGATTCTCGGGGGTATGATTGCGGCTCCCATTGCGGCTATGCTGTCGCAGAAACTACCCGTTAAAACGATGATGATTTTAGTCGGAATCGTGGTGATTTTGGTAAGTTTGCGCAAAATTATTCTATTCTTCTAGTAGCTGGGCCAAGCGGGAACTTCGCCTGTCAAATTACGCGGGCCAAACTGAAATCTGGCTCAGATAAGTATGAAAAAACAAACCAAAGCCATCCGTACTCAGGCGCAGAAATCGCAGAATCGCGAACATTCTGTACCGCTATATCTAACATCGAGTTTTGCCTTTGAAAGTGCCGAACAGGGAAAAGCATTGTTCGAAGAAACCGAAGAGGGAAATATCTACTCGCGCTTCTCGAACCCGAACGTGACCGAGTTTGTCGATAAGGTCTGCATGCTGGAAAATGCCGAAGATGGCATTGCCACCGGAACGGGCATGGCGGCCGTG
This window harbors:
- a CDS encoding sulfite exporter TauE/SafE family protein, whose translation is MNSQDETELASTGATVASTALPIDLNGLKINLQGDLNRTAAQAIALRAAFPDAQIITTADSTPRFQQPLLRRRTRTEIAIYVFAALALMIVGHLLFSYFTLDRLTLLANAIDLTPDIFYFILAGFVAQMIDGALGMAYGVTATTFLTSVGISPVFATASVHSSEIFTSGVSGYMHLKFGNVNSRLFKIVLIPGVIGAALGAFLITKLADMEIVSKYLSPAISVYTAILGILILQKALVKRTKKKPVRQIGLLAWFGGFVDAIGGGGWGPIVNTTLIASGRHPRYTIGSVNLAEFFVSFASSVVFALYAGLGNYGLVILGLILGGMIAAPIAAMLSQKLPVKTMMILVGIVVILVSLRKIILFF
- a CDS encoding PKD domain-containing protein — protein: MRTSTLRPSLSHLVLIMLLPAISALGQIGPSIKPKDGRYDICLKEGQTKMTVTILLDVPSGATCVLNNYKIEWGDGKSDQIVYDPNKLELSHEYDVKNFVEQCLNDDDITIKFKQTDNCGSGNPANNSFDITFRNTPRPKFTASPICAGQQITLQNQTCPLSSQNTYSWTFGDQGPPSSSNSHTYANKGTYTATLSVSGVCGTSGPYSAPIEVLEKAKAAIADSGAVKMSNDTAFVCLTSGAILRFDGTNSTGATSYNWNIPGSVTYLDKTNGNSPKPKVQFTKAGDYTVTLSVDNPCRIPSQVKFVVRVLDLPSPTLKAQPNVCEPFTYTVANPIAGATYTLNGQPFDPIVGVPLALTPTAYVVSASTANICGSRPVSITFFVNKPSDVKITSLPKSSTVCANSNPIKLKADQPGGTWTLKNTISGIQLNAKAGDTTLVVGGSGTVQLEYSLGQGACRVTDQVEVTVSGVGVSASNITACASEGRVKLSGSPAGGTWTTTDCSGCIRNDSLILSGLTNNLFRFTYQVSNAGGCQASANFTVTVGQPKAAFSITGQCSDKPVTVNNTSTGADTYEWIVNSMTIATGRQPTLTLPAGPQTVTLRVKSGGCQNESQQAVTLTAPPPAVSLTPNNPTGCAPLAVTFAVNGTAQAGVTYRWNYGDGATATDFTATSHTYQNSGQTTRTYTATLTAANGCGSQTATTGLTVRPLAFAEIGVDSTNVRCTPATIRFSNRSVGQGQTSLWNFGDGSSRQTTQDTILHLFSARDSARTFRVSLIVQNSCGRDTDAVSIRVYPSLVRPLFNMSNARPCAGEAIQFTDATVPRPTSWVWRFSDGTTETSPNPQHRFPDANKTYTITLIAYTPCGYDSLRRTIQTTSPPPASFALAAPYVCRGLAVAFTNKSNPANRFRWNFGDGSPIDSVNFSPKHIFSGTQTNYNVTLTVIGATPGCSSTLAQPVSVRDAPKPDFSIEGGADVCTPGPVRLISTDPKATQFRWQLSNGQVLTTPKPELALPPGRYDVKLTVSYDQGVCADSSTRPDAINVLPCEVVAPEAFTPNSDGIGDTWTLFGDTGVTRIERLRIWNRWGELIFDASDIPLNSSNPGECWDGTNRGIRMPTGQYPYEADVILQGANHQKRVGSIALIR